From the genome of Cryptococcus neoformans var. grubii H99 chromosome 11, complete sequence:
AAAGTACAATTTTGAGACCTTGCAGCAAACAACGAAAATCAAAGCCCAAGCTCTTATCAAGTATGTCTAGAACCTCTATTATTGAGCTTTTTAACTGATAATGGATGGAAGACCTCGGGCACTTCACCTCACGGCTGGCGATGAAATTATTGCTATGGAAAATATTGACATCCTCAATGCCAATGGGTTTGATGTCCATGTTGATGAGAACAAGCCTGCCGGGAAGGGTGAAAGAATAAGTCTTTTGTCAATGCCAGTAAGCAAAGAAACCGTATTTGATTTTAAAGGTGGGCGATCCTTGCGTCCAAACAAGTTCATTGCTCAACGAAGACATGACAGATTTAGAACAGCTACTTCAACTGTTGTCTGATGACTCCCGACCATCGGGACAGATGGTCCGTCCCATGAAAGCCAGGGCAATGTTTGCCAGTAGGGCTTGCAGGAAAAGCGTCATGATCGGAAAGACTTTGACAAAGGGCCAAATGTCTCAAGTGAGCTTTTGATAAAGGTACAAGATTAGGATATATCATTGACCCGAGAGTAGCTACTACGCAATATGGGTACCATCGATCAGCCATGGGTAAATatgacttttttttttttctttttaaATTTCCTGTGCTCACTGACCCTTCTCGGCAGAACTGTCCTCACGGTCGTCCCACAATGAGACATCTTACGAAGTTGAACCTTGCACCAGAATCAAGTAAAATAAAAGGAAGGTTTGACTGGACCAGGTGGAAAGAGGCTCTGGGGTGACATAATAGTGCTATTGATGAGAACTGCATGACTGTTACGGTCGATGCACTAGCTAAAAAGTTGTCCGCGAGATTCTCCGCTCGAGAAAACGGCAAAAATGAGGTCTTGGCTGAAACAGAGCCCGTTCCCGAATGCTGGACTTTTACTTTCAAGGGGCCTTTTTTGCACTAATAACAAGATTTGGGAATAAGTGCACAGGACAGAAAGAAGTTTGCATTGGTTGAGAGTCAGAAATTTTCGAGGAAAGAATCCATCTATTGGAAATGCTCGGCATTGCACCTGCTGGAAATGAATGCCATTTCAAGACCATCAAGCTCTCGCAATGAACTTTGCACCAGCCAGCGGATAAACATGACGATGCCTTTACTTGGAAGAGCCCCCCCTGACAATGATAACCCATGATAATGATGTTTTACGTATGTACTGTACGTACATACAACATAAAAAGCAAGCCAGGGGTGGGTTAAATGCTGATTGCCGAATTTTTCCCATCGGGCACTTTtcagaaaagaaaaaccGGGGATTTTCCGAGCGTTTGACATGCCAGATAGTCAAATGGCATGCATGTATGTGTCTTGTTGCTAGCGTGGTGGTTGTTCTGCTGATCACAAATGGCTAATGGATATGCGACATCCACGTCTGGGAATAACTGCAGATAAGCTAATTAATTCGTAATTATTCCAGTCATCTGATCTTATCCGCATGATGGAAACCGTCGGCTACGGCAATGGCATCATCACATCCACCTACAACTAGCGGATAAACGTCCTTCTTTAATTCTTCAGTGGTGGGATAGATTATTTCCGTTCATTTCAACCTAGCAGACCATGCTGCACATGGGTCCCAATCAATCATCAGCTTCTCATTTGCCTTCCCATGGAAATCCCAATATAAACGAACGTCTTGAATAGgtctccccttctcttcttcatctcttaCGGATCTTCTTCTACGGCTCctactcttctcccttttttCAATCAAGTTTTCTCAATCGTTGTGGCCTGACAGATTTCTTCACTGCCTCGCAACAACAATGCTGGCCCTGCCTGTCACCCTCCTATGGCTCAGCACCGGTTTTTCGCTTCTTACCTACGCCTCGCCGGTTACATCCGACGCTGACAATGCTATTGAAGCAAATAATAGTAGCTCGACttcattccttcctcacaaTGCCTCTCGACATCATGAATCAAGCTCACAACCCACCATCACATATATTTCTCCTCAGATAGCAGCCCCTATTAATGCCTCCTACTTCAATCCCTCTCACAAGTGGGAAAAGGCTTATCGAAGGGCCAAAAAGTACCTTGAAGATTGGACATTAGAGGAGAAAGTACAGCTCACAACCGGCGTGGGATGGGAAAACGGTCGCTGTGTAGGCAACATCGGGGCCATACCAGACAGAAATTTTTCAGGTTTATGTCTTCAGGATTCGCCATTAGGTGTTAGGTTGGCGGATTTTGTTTCTGCTTTTCCAGCTGGAATTAATGCTGCCGCAACGTGAGACACCTTTTCAACTTTTGCTTTGCCTATGTAACTCACCTTCGCAACATAGATTTGACAAGGATCTTATCTACGCTCGGGGCTATGCTTTGGGTCAAGAATTCAGAGGCAAAGGTGTGCATGTTGCTTTAGGTCCAATGACAAATATGGGACGTGTGGCAGCTGGCGGCAGGAATTGGGAAGGCTTTGGTGCCGATCCCTACCTAAGTGGTTGGGCAACTGAAATGACTGTTCGGGGTATACAAGATGCTGGTGTACAAGCCTGGTgagcctttttcttccgtAGATTCCTATCTGACAGTTAATGTTACTAGTGTCAAGCACTACGTTGCAAATGAGCAAGAACGCAATCGGACCACAGAATCCTCTAATATTGATGACCGTACCCTTCGGGAGATATACACCCATCCATTCTTACGTGCAGTACAAGCCGACGTGGCTTCTGTAATGTGTTCTTACAACCTCATCAATGGTTCATGGGCTTGCGAAAACCCCAAAACGCTCAATGGCATACTGAAGACTGACTTTGGCTTTCAAGGCTACGTCGTGTCCGACTGGGGTGCTCAGCATTCTGGAGTTGTCTCTGCCAACAATGGTCTGGATATGTCCATGCCCGGAGACATCGTTCTCGGAAGTCTGACTAGCTACTGGGGTCCCAATTTAACGGAGTCAGTCAAAAACGGGAGCGTGAGCGAAGAAAGGCTCGATGACATGGCGGAACGAATCATGGCGGCGTACTTCCTAGTGGACCAAGATAAAGATTATCCAGAAGTCAACTTTGATTCCTTCCGTTTGTCTGGATCCAATAATTCTCACGTTGATGTAAGGGGTGACCATTGGAAGTGAGTAAAAACAGCTTAAACATTAGGATAGCGAAGGCTTATCTTGTATACAGAATTATTCGGCAAATGGGAGCCGCATCGACTGTCCTTCTCAAAAACGTCGACCACGCCTTACCTCTTAGAAAGCCCCGAAGTATGACGCTTATCGGTTCTGATCTTGGTCCCTCTCTCCGTGGGCCAAACGGATTTTCTGACCGCGGCGGGCTGTCTGGTACCCTTGCTATGGGCTGGGGTTCTGGCACAGCCCAATTCCCTTATCTTGTCgaccctctttcctccataTCCCGCCAAGCACGGGAAGATCGAACCATTCTCAATTGGTGGCTCGATGACTGGAACCTCTCGAATGCTTCCTATTGGGCGTCGGTAGCTGAAGTGGCTATTGTTGGTATCAACAGCGACTCTGGCGAAGGCTATATAACCGTCGATAATAACGAGGGTGATCGAAACAATCTGACTGCTTGGAACAATGGCGAAGAGCTAGTAAAAGCTGTGGCCTCTGCgaacaacaacaccatcgTCATAGTTCATTCTGTCGGGCCTATGATAATTGAGGGCTGGATCGACCACCCTAACATCACTGCCGTCCTTTGGGCCGGTCTGCCGGGGCAAGAATCAGGCGACTCTCTCGTCGATGTTCTTTACGGGGCATACAACCCTTCCGCTAGACTTCCTTACACGATCGCTAAGAAACGAGAAGATTACTCAGCCGATATCGATTATGTCACTTCTGATGTCCCCCCCATAACTCAGGTCAACTATACAGAAGGCTTGTTCATCGATTATCGACATTTCTTGGCAAAGGACATTACTCCTAGGTATGAGTTTGGCTTCGGTATGAGTTACACAAGCTTTGAGTTTGGAGACGTTTTCCTGGAGGAGATTAAGGAAGAGGGTGCAAAAGACGACATTTACAACTTCCAAGAGGTTGATGATGGGACGGTAAAGGCCGGTCGCTTTTTGCTTGACTAGTGAGTGTTCTCTTTCGATGTCCCAATTACACCACTAATAACATTGTTAGCTTGCACAAGGCCCGATGGACTGTTACCATTGATATCACCAACACTGGTGGGGTTAACGGCTGTGAGGTTCCTCAACTCTACTTAGCATATCCTGCCGACTCTGGGGAGCCGCCCAAAGTAATGAGAGACTTTGCCAGGATTAATCTTGATCCTGGAGCTAGCCAAACGGTCACATTCAACCTATCGAGATACGACGTTTCTATTTGGGATGTTGTAAGCCAGAAATGGGTTATCCCCGACGGTACCTTCGGTGTTGAAGTGGGGAAGAGCAGTATGGACAAGGACGCGAAGACAACTTCATTCTGCCCGGGAAGCCGTTAAGATATTGGTATCATTATTGCTTGGCAAGgtttttgttctttttttctctctttttttcttttcagcTGAACTTTAGACGTGGACATTCAAAACCATTGGAAAAAATAAGTTAATATAGTAATAAATAATACAGAATAAGATAATATAGTAGTAAACATTGCAGGATAAGTGAAAATTGTACGTAGTAAACAATACTCTACGGACTATGCAATTGACAAATGTAAATCATCCACATGGACAATTTAGGCCCACCAGTATTCCACCACATGACGTTGCTAACATTCCGACCACTATCATTGGTTTTTGATGAATCTCGATAGCGGAAATTTTTTTAGGGATCGCGACGCGTAAGCAAAATGGAGACGAAATAGTTCGAGGGCGAGTGTGATGAGTGCGTGGTTTTCCACTGATTATGGTAAGCTGACAAAAACCGGTTGGAGCAACAAGAAGGACGCAGATGGGAGGATGTCAAGGATGTGAGGTATGTGACCGAACATAATGGTTACTGAATACGACTCATGCTGCACATCATCATGGTTGGTCATTCGCTTTGTCTCCCGTCGTCGCTTTGATccgtttcttctccttcactAGTTTCCAATGCTGcttgcttctcttctgtAAGCTGTGATCTTAATCCATCAGCACTAAAACTAGGGGGCCTACCGGCCATGATGGCATATCCGTCAGTTCTTCCAATGCAATCAAGATAAAACGACTCACCACTGGCCAGCCCTTTTCCACTCTTTCACATCGCCTTTTTCCAGAATGTAAACAATCTCCCCAACCAGTCTGACATTCTCTTCAGGTGCGGTTGGAAAAAGTTTGATAATGGCATAGTCGCCTTCAAAGTAATTTTGGAGATATTGTCAGCGTCAGGCCCCTGCTTTTCGTAGAAATGACGAGATACCACGCATAACGATCAGccctttcatcctcttcagtGATTTTGATATTTCGACAAGTCGCTCTCCGCCCAAGGCATCCTTGCAAAGGAAATTGTTTGAGCCCTGTGGCGCGCCGAGCTGGACAAGAGTGTGGGACTgcgggagaggaggagcatATGACTGCTGAGGGGCTTGTTTGCGGGGCATTCTGATGTGTTCCAATCGTCCTCGATTCCGAAGTGAGGTCTTTTTGCCGGTTCAATACACGAAGGAGGTCAGTAGATTAACGGAGTCAGAAAATGAAAGATATTCGCTCTTGTAATAACTTGTAATGGTACCGTAtcacagaagaagaaatcaaTGAGCTGATAAAAAAATCACCCGGGCCCGATGGCTGAGTTACTTAATTAAATAAGACTTTTTTACGGCAGGAACAGCAATTATTCGATataattattattatctCGGTGCGCAGGGGTACGCCACATCCTCCACTTCGTGATAGCTTTCATATGCCATGTTCTTAGGGGCAAGCATGAGATGCGATAACATGTTTACCCCTAGCTCTATGCAGAGGTCTCTCCAAATGGACGACATCCGAAAATAGTGGATAAGTCCGATGACACTCTTCCGGAAAAGACCCGCCGCCCCTGGAAGGACAAATACAAAATAAACAAAGGTACTGCTACATGACATAGACGACGGAAGTACCGCATAACCTGAAAGGTAGTGGATGCTCCGATCCAGTCGGCTCCGTTTTCTCTGTCCGTTATGGAGGGTTGGATTTTCTCTCGCACTATGGAAAGCTCCACGATAAAGGAAGTTTGTGCCTTTGACAGTAGTCTCGAAATAGAAGCCTGATGGCGAAGGATAAGATAAATGAAGCAGCTTGCGAAGtagaaggaaggagattcAGCGGTAGCAGCTAGGAAGTTCAGAAATGGTTTCTCTTCTAACTTATTAGGTCCATCTTGTCAAATGCATAATAAGTAATAAAAAAACAATCTGAGAGATACAAGCAAATAATTAATCGCGACAAATTTCTTATAAATTACAACCTCAATGAATTTTATGTTTAGTTCTTCCTTTACAAGCCAATCTAAtcaacttcctcaactGAAGGACCTTCCTCTTGGGCGGCACCCGCACCGGCGCCAGCACCAGGGAATCCTCCAGGAGCACCGCCAGGCATTCCACCGCTTGCGCCATAGAATTTCTACCATTTATATGTAAGCTTCTGCAACTTCCTAGCTAGGTCAGAAATTCGGGAAGACTCACGGTCATGATTGGGTTGGCAACACCCTCCAGCTCTTTCTGCAAACTGTCGAACTCCTCTTTAGAAGCAGACTGCATAGTGTCGAGAGCGTGGATGACCtcctcgaccttcttcgagAGCGTTTCGTGATCGGCGGAGTCGAACTTGTCCTTGTTGTCAGACAAGGTTGTCTTAAGAGAGTAGGCATAAGATTCAAGACCATTCTTGGCTTGAACAGTAGCCGCAGCGGCCTCATCTTCGGCCTTGAATTTCTCAGCTTCGGCAAGCATCTGTTCAGGGAT
Proteins encoded in this window:
- a CDS encoding beta-glucosidase; its protein translation is MLALPVTLLWLSTGFSLLTYASPVTSDADNAIEANNSSSTSFLPHNASRHHESSSQPTITYISPQIAAPINASYFNPSHKWEKAYRRAKKYLEDWTLEEKVQLTTGVGWENGRCVGNIGAIPDRNFSGLCLQDSPLGVRLADFVSAFPAGINAAATFDKDLIYARGYALGQEFRGKGVHVALGPMTNMGRVAAGGRNWEGFGADPYLSGWATEMTVRGIQDAGVQACVKHYVANEQERNRTTESSNIDDRTLREIYTHPFLRAVQADVASVMCSYNLINGSWACENPKTLNGILKTDFGFQGYVVSDWGAQHSGVVSANNGLDMSMPGDIVLGSLTSYWGPNLTESVKNGSVSEERLDDMAERIMAAYFLVDQDKDYPEVNFDSFRLSGSNNSHVDVRGDHWKIIRQMGAASTVLLKNVDHALPLRKPRSMTLIGSDLGPSLRGPNGFSDRGGLSGTLAMGWGSGTAQFPYLVDPLSSISRQAREDRTILNWWLDDWNLSNASYWASVAEVAIVGINSDSGEGYITVDNNEGDRNNLTAWNNGEELVKAVASANNNTIVIVHSVGPMIIEGWIDHPNITAVLWAGLPGQESGDSLVDVLYGAYNPSARLPYTIAKKREDYSADIDYVTSDVPPITQVNYTEGLFIDYRHFLAKDITPRYEFGFGMSYTSFEFGDVFLEEIKEEGAKDDIYNFQEVDDGTVKAGRFLLDYLHKARWTVTIDITNTGGVNGCEVPQLYLAYPADSGEPPKVMRDFARINLDPGASQTVTFNLSRYDVSIWDVVSQKWVIPDGTFGVEVGKSSMDKDAKTTSFCPGSR